From a region of the Saccharomyces cerevisiae S288C chromosome IX, complete sequence genome:
- the PDR11 gene encoding ATP-binding cassette multidrug transporter PDR11 (ATP-binding cassette (ABC) transporter; multidrug transporter involved in multiple drug resistance; mediates sterol uptake when sterol biosynthesis is compromised; regulated by Pdr1p; required for anaerobic growth; PDR11 has a paralog, AUS1, that arose from the whole genome duplication) yields MSLSKYFNPIPDASVTFDGATVQLEESLGAVQNDEESASEFKNVGHLEISDITFRANEGEVVLVLGNPTSALFKGLFHGHKHLKYSPEGSIRFKDNEYKQFASKCPHQIIYNNEQDIHFPYLTVEQTIDFALSCKFHIPKQERIEMRDELLKEFGLSHVKKTYVGNDYVRGVSGGERKRISIIETFIANGSVYLWDNSTKGLDSATALEFLSITQKMAKATRSVNFVKISQASDKIVSKFDKILMLGDSFQVFYGTMEECLTHFHDTLQIKKNPNDCIIEYLTSILNFKFKETSNSIVGLDTPSVVSEENQALNINNETDLHTLWIQSPYYKHWKAITSKTVQECTRKDVNPDDISPIFSIPLKTQLKTCTVRAFERIIGDRNYLISQFVSVVVQSLVIGSLFYNIPLTTIGSFSRGSLTFFSILFFTFLSLADMPASFQRQPVVRKHVQLHFYYNWVETLATNFFDCCSKFILVVIFTIILYFLAHLQYNAARFFIFLLFLSVYNFCMVSLFALTALIAPTLSMANLLAGILLLAIAMYASYVIYMKDMHPWFIWIAYLNPAMFAMEAILSNELFNLKLDCHESIIPRGEYYDNISFSHKACAWQGATLGNDYVRGRDYLKSGLKYTYHHVWRNFGIIIGFLCFFLFCSLLAAEYITPLFTRENLLRWNNYLKRYCPFLNSQKKNNKSAITNNDGVCTPKTPIANFSTSSSSVPSVSHQYDTDYNIKHPDETVNNHTKESVAMETQKHVISWKNINYTIGDKKLINDASGYISSGLTALMGESGAGKTTLLNVLSQRTESGVVTGELLIDGQPLTNIDAFRRSIGFVQQQDVHLELLTVRESLEISCVLRGDGDRDYLGVVSNLLRLPSEKLVADLSPTQRKLLSIGVELVTKPSLLLFLDEPTSGLDAEAALTIVQFLKKLSMQGQAILCTIHQPSKSVISYFDNIYLLKRGGECVYFGSLPNACDYFVAHDRRLTFDREMDNPADFVIDVVGSGSTNIPMDDAEKPTSSKIDEPVSYHKQSDSINWAELWQSSPEKVRVADDLLLLEEEARKSGVDFTTSVWSPPSYMEQIKLITKRQYICTKRDMTYVFAKYALNAGAGLFIGFSFWRTKHNINGLQDAIFLCFMMLCVSSPLINQVQDKALQSKEVYIAREARSNTYHWTVLLIAQTIVELPLAISSSTLFFLCCYFCCGFETSARVAGVFYLNYILFSMYYLSFGLWLLYSAPDLQTAAVFVAFLYSFTASFCGVMQPYSLFPRFWTFMYRVSPYTYFIETFVSLLLHDREVNCSTSEMVPSQPVMGQTCGQFMKPFIDEFGGKLHINNTYTVCAYCMYTVGDDFLAQENMSYHHRWRNFGFEWVFVCFNIAAMFVGFYLTYIKKIWPSVIDGIKKCIPSMRRSKTSHNPNEQSV; encoded by the coding sequence ATGTCTCTttccaaatattttaatCCAATTCCTGACGCTTCAGTCACCTTTGATGGGGCTACCGTTCAATTGGAAGAATCCCTCGGTGCTGTTCAGAACGATGAAGAGTCCGCATCGGAATTCAAAAACGTAGGCCATTTAGAAATTAGTGATATCACTTTTCGTGCTAATGAAGGTGAAGTCGTCTTAGTACTGGGAAACCCAACATCAGCGCTCTTCAAAGGTCTATTCCATGGTCACAAGCATCTGAAATACTCGCCTGAAGGGTCTATTAGATTCAAAGACAATGAGTACAAACAGTTTGCTTCCAAATGCCCCCATCAGATCATTTATAATAACGAACAAGATATTCACTTCCCGTATCTGACGGTGGAGCAAACCATTGATTTTGCGTTGAGTTGTAAGTTTCACATTCCCAAGCAAGAGCGTATTGAAATGAGAGACGAGTTATTAAAAGAGTTCGGACTGTCGCACGTAAAGAAGACGTATGTGGGTAATGACTACGTTCGTGGTGTTTCTGGAGGTGAAAGGAAACGTATCTCCATTATAGAAACGTTTATTGCCAATGGGTCTGTTTACTTATGGGACAACTCGACGAAGGGTTTGGACTCTGCCACCGCCCTAGAATTTCTTTCCATTACCCAAAAGATGGCAAAAGCTACAAGATCGGTGAATTTTGTTAAAATTTCTCAAGCAAGCGACAAAATTGTCAGCAAGTTTGACAAGATTCTTATGTTAGGTGATTCCTTCCAGGTGTTTTACGGAACCATGGAGGAGTGTTTAACCCATTTTCATGACACCTTacagataaaaaaaaaccctAACGATTGTATTATTGAATATTTAACATCAATCTTAAATTTTAAGTTCAAGGAAACGTCTAATTCCATTGTTGGTCTTGACACTCCATCTGTTgtttctgaagaaaatcaagctttaaacatcaataatgaaACAGATTTGCATACATTATGGATTCAGTCTCCATACTATAAACACTGGAAGGCCATCACTTCAAAAACAGTGCAAGAATGCACCAGAAAAGATGTTAATCCGGATGATATCTCCCCCATTTTTAGTATTCCGCTAAAGACGCAACTGAAAACGTGCACTGTAAGAGCTTTCGAAAGAATCATTGGTGACAGAAACTACTTGATTTCTCAATTTGTTTCTGTTGTGGTGCAGTCTTTGGTTATTGGGTCCCTTTTTTATAACATTCCCCTGACAACAATTGGTTCGTTTTCTAGAGGATCtttaactttcttttccatccTATTCTTTACATTTCTTTCTCTCGCCGACATGCCTGCTTCCTTTCAAAGGCAACCCGTCGTTCGTAAACATGTCCAGCtccatttttattataattGGGTGGAAACTTTAgcaacaaattttttcgaTTGCTGCTCTAAATTTATACTGGTGGTTATTTTTACAATCATACTTTACTTTTTGGCCCATTTACAGTACAATGCAGCTAGgtttttcatctttttgcttttcctTTCCGTCTATAATTTTTGCATGGTGTCACTATTTGCATTAACTGCTTTGATCGCTCCAACTCTATCAATGGCAAACCTATTGGCCGGTATCTTACTGTTAGCCATTGCCATGTACGCGTCCTATGTTATTTATATGAAAGATATGCATCCATGGTTCATATGGATTGCATATTTGAATCCTGCTATGTTTGCCATGGAAGCCATTTTGAGTAACGAATTGTTTAACCTGAAACTAGACTGTCATGAAAGTATTATTCCCAGAGGTGAATATTATGACAATATTTCATTCAGTCATAAAGCTTGTGCCTGGCAAGGCGCTACCCTAGGTAACGATTACGTCAGAGGCCGTGATTATTTAAAAAGTGGATTGAAATACACTTACCATCACGTGTGGAGAAATTTCGGTATTATCATTGGGTTTCTGTGTTTCTTCCTATTTTGCTCTTTACTAGCAGCGGAATATATCACGCCTCTGTTTACTAGAGAAAATTTATTGCGCTGGAATAACTATCTCAAAAGATACTGTCCCTTTCTGAATagccaaaaaaagaataataaaagcGCTATTACCAACAACGATGGCGTATGTACTCCCAAGACCCCGATAGCCAATTTTTCCACTTCATCCTCTTCTGTTCCATCAGTCTCGCATCAATACGATACTGATTACAATATTAAACATCCAGATGAAACTGTTAACAATCATACTAAGGAATCCGTAGCTATGGAAACGCAAAAGCACGTCATCTCCtggaaaaatatcaattaTACCATTGgagacaaaaaattgatcaaCGACGCTTCTGGATATATAAGTTCCGGATTAACTGCCCTAATGGGTGAATCTGGTGCTGGTAAGACAACTTTGTTGAATGTCTTGTCTCAAAGGACCGAAAGCGGGGTTGTTACCGGTGAATTATTAATCGATGGACAGCCCTTAACGAATATTGATGCATTCAGAAGAAGTATAGGGTTCGTTCAACAGCAAGATGTTCATTTAGAGCTCTTAACTGTGAGAGAGTCTTTGGAAATTTCCTGCGTCCTAAGAGGTGATGGGGATAGAGACTATTTAGGAGTTGTTAGCAACCTATTAAGATTGCCTTCGGAAAAACTGGTTGCTGATTTATCTCCAactcaaagaaaattattatcTATTGGTGTTGAATTGGTCACTAAGCCTTCTCTGTTGTTATTCCTAGATGAACCTACTTCAGGGCTAGACGCCGAAGCAGCTTTAACCATCGTGCAATTTCTGAAAAAGCTTTCGATGCAAGGTCAGGCTATCTTATGTACTATTCATCAGCCTAGCAAAAGTGTCATCAGCTATTTTGATAACATCTATTTACTAAAAAGAGGTGGTGAGTGTGTCTATTTTGGTTCATTACCTAATGCCTGTGACTATTTTGTAGCTCACGATAGACGCCTAACATTTGACAGAGAAATGGATAATCCGGCTGATTTCGTTATTGACGTTGTTGGTAGCGGAAGTACAAATATTCCAATGGATGATGCAGAGAAGCCAACCTCAAGCAAAATTGATGAGCCAGTATCTTACCATAAGCAATCTGATTCAATTAACTGGGCAGAACTCTGGCAATCCTCTCCAGAAAAAGTGCGGGTTGCTGATGATTTGCTTTtattagaagaagaagccCGGAAATCTGGTGTTGATTTCACTACGTCCGTATGGAGTCCGCCTTCGTATATGGAACAAATAAAGTTAATCACAAAGAGACAGTACATTTGTACCAAGAGAGACATGACCTATGTTTTCGCTAAATATGCTTTGAATGCTGGCGCTGGACTATTCATTggattttcattttggaGGACAAAGCATAATATCAACGGTCTGCAAGATGCTATTTTCTTGTGCTTCATGATGCTTTGTGTTTCCTCCCCTTTGATCAATCAGGTTCAAGATAAGGCTTTGCAATCTAAAGAAGTATATATCGCCAGGGAAGCGAGATCTAATACTTATCATTGGACCGTTCTTTTGATTGCTCAAACTATTGTTGAATTACCATTAGCCATTTCCAGTTCTACCTTATTTTTCCTGTGTTGCTACTTCTGTTGCGGTTTCGAAACCTCTGCCCGTGTAGCTGGTGTCTTTTACTtgaattatattttattttccatgTATTATTTGTCATTTGGGTTGTGGCTTCTATATTCTGCCCCCGATTTACAAACTGCCGCTGTCTTTGTTGCCTTCCTCTATAGTTTCACAGCTTCATTCTGTGGCGTTATGCAACCATACTCGTTATTCCCAAGATTTTGGACATTCATGTACAGGGTTTCACCATACACGTATTTCATTGAAACTTTCGTAAGCTTACTTCTCCATGACAGAGAAGTAAACTGCTCGACAAGTGAAATGGTACCAAGCCAACCTGTAATGGGTCAAACCTGCGGTCAGTTTATGAAACcctttattgatgaatttggTGGGAAACTGCACATCAATAACACATACACCGTCTGCGCCTACTGCATGTACACTGTTGGGGATGACTTCCTTGctcaagaaaatatgaGTTATCATCACAGATGGAGAAATTTTGGTTTTGAATGGGTTTTCGTTTGCTTTAACATTGCCGCCATGTTTGTGGGCTTCTACCTAACctacatcaaaaaaatttggccTTCTGTGATTGATGGTATAAAGAAGTGTATCCCATCAATGAGGCGGTCCAAAACATCTCATAATCCAAACGAACAAAGCGTATAA
- a CDS encoding uncharacterized protein (hypothetical protein; conserved across S. cerevisiae strains) — MCLGKLYFEQLILVRCIKGRQSGNITTGESRCVSWNVYCTTSMIGLFSWRKMLLFQHFSYTQRENRQIGGKTWSLISSLFHLNETLASALHHPYETLALYEAYFALREKKFLL; from the coding sequence ATGTGCCTAGGTAAGCTGTACTTCGAACAGCTAATATTAGTAAGATGCATAAAGGGGCGTCAAAGTGGAAATATAACGACAGGAGAATCTCGGTGTGTAAGTTGGAATGTGTATTGCACCACTTCCATGATTGGGCTTTTTTCCTGGCGCAAAATGttgctttttcaacatttttcttatacGCAGAGAGAGAATCGTCAGATAGGTGGTAAAACTTGGAGCCTAATTAGCTCATTATTTCATTTGAACGAGACATTGGCTTCTGCCCTACATCACCCATACGAGACATTGGCCTTATACGAGGCGTACTTCGCCTTGcgggaaaaaaaatttcttttgtaa
- the TIR3 gene encoding Tir3p (Cell wall mannoprotein; member of Srp1p/Tip1p family of serine-alanine-rich proteins; expressed under anaerobic conditions and required for anaerobic growth; TIR3 has a paralog, TIR2, that arose from the whole genome duplication), whose product MSFTKIAALLAVAAASTQLVSAEVGQYEIVEFDAILADVKANLEQYMSLAMNNPDFTLPSGVLDVYQHMTTATDDSYTSYFTEMDFAQITTAMVQVPWYSSRLEPEIIAALQSAGISITSLGQTVSESGSESATASSDASSASESSSAASSSASESSSAASSSASESSSAASSSASESSSAASSSASEAAKSSSSAKSSGSSAASSAASSASSKASSAASSSAKASSSAEKSTNSSSSATSKNAGAAMDMGFFSAGVGAAIAGAAAMLL is encoded by the coding sequence ATGTCTTTCACTAAAATCGCTGCCTTATTAGCTGTTGCCGCTGCCTCCACTCAATTGGTTTCTGCTGAAGTTGGACAATATGAAATCGTCGAATTTGACGCTATTTTGGCTGATGTCAAGGCCAATTTGGAACAATATATGTCCTTGGCAATGAATAATCCAGACTTTACCCTACCATCTGGTGTTTTGGATGTTTACCAACATATGACCACTGCTACTGATGATTCCTACACCAGTTATTTCACCGAAATGGACTTTGCTCAAATCACCACTGCCATGGTTCAAGTGCCTTGGTACTCTTCTAGACTGGAACCTGAAATCATCGCTGCTTTACAAAGCGCGGGTATCAGTATTACCTCCTTAGGTCAAACCGTTTCCGAATCTGGTTCCGAATCTGCCACTGCTTCCTCAGACGcttcttctgcttctgAATCCTCTTCAgctgcttcttcttctgcttctgAATCCTCTTCAGCTGCCTCCTCTTCTGCTTCTGAATCCTCTTCAGCTGCTTCTTCCTCTGCTTCAgaatcttcttctgctgcCTCCTCTTCTGCTTCTGAAGCTGCTAAGTCTTCTAGCTCTGCCAAGTCTTCTGGCTCTTCTGCTGCTTCATCTGCTGCTTCATCTGCTTCTTCCAAGGCCTCTTCTGCAGCTTCCTCTTCTGCAAAGGCCTCCTCTTCTGCAGAAAAATCTACTAATAGCTCCTCCTCTGCTACCTCCAAGAACGCTGGTGCAGCTATGGACATGGGCTTCTTCTCCGCTGGTGTTGGTGCCGCTATTGCCGGTGCCGCTGCTATGCTCTTATGA
- the DOT5 gene encoding thioredoxin peroxidase DOT5 (Nuclear thiol peroxidase; functions as an alkyl-hydroperoxide reductase during post-diauxic growth), whose amino-acid sequence MGEALRRSTRIAISKRMLEEEESKLAPISTPEVPKKKIKTGPKHNANQAVVQEANRSSDVNELEIGDPIPDLSLLNEDNDSISLKKITENNRVVVFFVYPRASTPGCTRQACGFRDNYQELKKYAAVFGLSADSVTSQKKFQSKQNLPYHLLSDPKREFIGLLGAKKTPLSGSIRSHFIFVDGKLKFKRVKISPEVSVNDAKKEVLEVAEKFKEE is encoded by the coding sequence ATGGGTGAAGCACTACGTAGATCAACCAGGATTGCAATATCCAAAAGAATGttggaagaggaagagtCCAAACTGGCCCCTATTTCGACACCGGAAGTGCCtaagaagaaaatcaagACGGGTCCTAAACATAACGCTAATCAAGCAGTAGTTCAAGAGGCAAATAGGTCATCTGATGTTAACGAATTAGAGATAGGCGATCCTATTCCTGATTTGAGTCTTTTaaatgaagataatgaCTCTATCTCCTTGAAGAAAATCACCGAAAATAACAGAGTTGTGGTGTTTTTTGTGTATCCCAGGGCAAGCACGCCTGGTTGTACTAGACAGGCCTGTGGATTTCGTGACAATTACCAGGAACTCAAGAAATATGCTGCTGTCTTTGGACTGAGTGCAGATTCTGTGACATCCCAGAAAAAGTTTCAGAGTAAACAAAATTTGCCATATCATTTACTAAGCGATCCAAAGAGAGAGTTTATTGGGTTGCTAGGAGCCAAAAAAACGCCACTTTCTGGTTCTATTAGATCgcatttcatttttgttgatgGGAAgttaaaattcaaaagagtTAAGATATCACCAGAAGTTAGTGTAAATGACGCCAAAAAGGAGGTTTTAGAAGTCGCTGAAAAGtttaaagaagaatga